A window of Haloarcula marismortui ATCC 43049 genomic DNA:
TTTCATTTTCAGCGCGCCCTCCAGCGCCACGGGCTCCTGATAGCCGCGGCCGATGAAGAAGTAGGCGTCGGCGTCTTGGTACAGCTCGGCGATTTCCTGGGCGGCAGATTCGTCGAGGACCTCCTGGACGTGGCCGGGCAGGTCACGGAGCGCGCTGATGACCTGCCGGGCGTCGCCGGTCGAGGACGTACCGAGTGCGAGCAGGTTCAGCGCCGCCAGCTGCGAGGCGAAGGTCTTGGTGGCGGCGACGCCAATCTCCGGGCCGGCGCGGATATACAGCGCGTGGTCGCATTCGCGGGCCGCAGTGGAGCCGACCACGTTGGTCACGGCCAGCGTGCGTGCACCGCAGCGGCGGGCCGCCCGGAGCGCCGAGAGCGTGTCTGCGGTTTCGCCGCTCTGGGTGACGCCGACGACTAAGGCGTCGCCGATAGGCGGCGTCGCAGTCGCGTACTCGCTGGCGAGGAACGCCTGGGCGGGAATGCCCGCTTCGCGGAACAGTTGTGCGCCGTGGAGGGCGGCGTGATACGAGGTCCCACAGGCGACGAACTGGACGCCGGTCGGGGAGAGGTCCCCGAGGTCGCCGATGTCGACCGTCCCGGCGAGTTCGTCGACGCGGCCACGCAGGCACTGCCGGAGCGCGCGCGGTTGCTCGTGGATTTCCTTGAGCATGAAGTGGTCGTAGCCGCTCTTGCCGGTCTCCTCGGGGTCCCACTGAACGGTGTCGACGTCCTTCTCGATGACGGTGCCGTCGGTGTCAGTGACGGTCCAGCCGTCGCCGTTGAGGCGGGCGAACTCCCCGTCGGCGAGGTAGACGACCTTGTCGGTGAAGTCCCGGAATGCGGGCACGTCGCTCGCCAGGTAGGTCGCGCCGTCATCGATACCAAGGACGAGCGGCGAGTCGTTGCGCGCGGCGAACACCGAGTCACAGCCAGCGACGACGACGGCGACGGCGTAGCTCCCGTCCAGGCGGCTGATCGCCTCGCGGACGGCGTCCTCGGGGTCGGCCCCCGCTTCCAAGGCGTCCTCGATGAGGTGGGGGACGACCTCCGTGTCGGTATCGGAGGTGAAGGTGTGGCCGGCCCCGACGAGTTCGTCCCGCAGGGACTGGTAGTTCTCGATGATGCCGTTGTGGACGACGGCGACGTCGCCGGTACAGTCCTGGTGGGGGTGGGCGTTCTCGTCGGTCGGCGGCCCGTGGGTGCTCCAGCGGGTGTGGCCGATGCCGACCGAGCCAGAGAGGTGTGCTCGGAGAGTGCCTCGCGCAGGTCAGCGATTTTGCCTGAGTGTTTGCACATGTCGATATGACTGTTCGCCAGCACGACGCTGGCGGAGTCGTACCCGCGGTACTCCAGTTTCGAAAAGCCGTGGACCGACGTATCGAGCGTCTCGTCGCCGCGGGTAGCGCAGCTGATGATACCGCATTTGACCTCTTCCTCCGCGTGAACGCGGAGGAATCCCACCACGGGATTTCAGGCCGAGTGTAGCGACCTGTTGGTTTCAAGACGCATACGTTCCACGCGTCTCCTGCTGGGTTCCAGCATCGGCGTGGCTGTCTTGTGGCCCGGTCAAAGAGGCCCCATCCGTAGCCGAGTCATCGTCACCGGCCTTCTGCCGGGAACTCCGGTCGCTTCGGCGGTGACTCTCTCCACTACGGTAGCGGTCTGCAATATTTATCGCCCCGTTCACGTCGGCTTGATACTCACCGAGCCAGCAGTCGTCGTTCGAGCATCTGAACGTCGCCTGTCGTGGCCGGGAGCCGTGTTCACCGCAGGCATGGAACGCCTTCGACGTGTTCCGGGGATTCACCGTCTCGACGGGAATCCCCTTCTCTGTGGCTTTGTAGCGAATCTGTGCGTGGAGCTTGGCAAACCCCCATCCGTGCAACCGGCGGTTCATGTACTCGCCGTAGTCCATGTTCTCGCGGATGTACGTCAGGTCTTCCAGCACCAACACTGGGTTCTCGACAGACTCGGCGTACTCCACGACCTCACGGGTTACACGGTGGAACACGTCGTCAATCTGGTCCCACAGCGAGTCGCCGTAGGACTCCGCGATTCGCTCACTGCCGCGCTGCTGAAGCCGTCGCTTGGCGGTGAAGTAGGTTTTGCGGAGCCGACGAACGGCTTTACCGTCGTCGGCCCACAGGCGGGGGCGAACCGGAGAACCAGAGCCGTCGCGGTGACACACCGTGACGAGACTCGCTTCTCCAATATCCACGCCTATCGGCGTCCTGTCGAGTCCAGCGAGACAGGGCTCGCCAGACTCGTCTGGCGGTGTCCGCTCGTCGGCGGACGCCTCAGATTGGTCCTCCACGTCGCGGGTAACGGTGATGTGGAGATACCACGTTCCGTCCCGCTCAAACAGCCGACTTTCACCCATCTCGGCGTCGTCTGCGTCTAACGCTTCGAGCCACTCCCGCTGTTCGGGATTAGCGCGTGCTGGAATCCAGAGGTGGTAATCCTCGTGGTGCGGGATTTTGACGTACCACTCGATGGCGTTCTGTGGCTGGTGGTCAAGTTGCAATCCCTCATTGGTGAACCGCACCGGGTGGTTGTCGTGAAGCTCGTCGGCGTCATAGCTGTTCCCACAGAGTTGTGGGACGTACTTCTTGAGGGCGTTTTTCGCGTAGCCGCTCAGGTCGTACTCAACAACCACGTCGTTGGCCGCTGACTGTGTGTCACAGCCAGCGGCGAAAGCGGCTTGGAGTGCCTGCTGGTACGCGTCCTGTGTCTCACGAAGCTTCTGTCGCTTGTGGGTGTTCGGGTCCACAAGCTTCAGTTCGAGCGTTTTCGTGAGTTCGGTCACGCTTGGACCTCCTTGTGTCGGTCGATGTAGTTCTCGACAGTTTCGCTGGAGACGTGCCCGGCTGTGCCGGCGTAGTAGCCGCGTGCCCACCGGATTTTCTCGCCGTCGTGGTCGGTGTGGCGGTGATTGTACTTCCGTGAGGAAATGCGCTTGAACCAGTTGGCGAGCAGCGATGGGCTGTGTTTGGGCGGGCTACTGACGAACAAATGAACGTGGTCGGGCTGAACAGTCAGGTTTTGAATGTCCAAGCCCTTCTCGTCGGCAATTTCGTGGAGGATGGATTCCACACGGTCGGCAACCTCTCCGGTCAGTACCGCCTTACGGTATTGAGCGGAACTGCGTTCCGCGATATCCGCAGAACCGTCGGTTCTGCGAGACTTCGGGAGCCACACTATGTGGTAGTTGAGGTTGTAGGTTGCGTGCCGTGTGGTCTTCACCCGTGCTACACACTATGGTCCTGTCAGGCAAATGTCTTGCGGAAACGGTAGGAAATCCAGCCCTGCAATAGAACGGTGGACTGTCACACTATGCTGTCCGCTCGACCCCCGCCTGTTCGCTCCTCGGTCCGACAGAGCGTCGGAACACTCGCCACTCACGGGAAGGCGGGGGTATGCGCTCGTATCTCTATCAGCGGACCACCTCTTGGCCAGGGAAGATTGA
This region includes:
- the tnpA gene encoding IS200/IS605-like element ISHma17 family transposase: MKTTRHATYNLNYHIVWLPKSRRTDGSADIAERSSAQYRKAVLTGEVADRVESILHEIADEKGLDIQNLTVQPDHVHLFVSSPPKHSPSLLANWFKRISSRKYNHRHTDHDGEKIRWARGYYAGTAGHVSSETVENYIDRHKEVQA
- a CDS encoding RNA-guided endonuclease TnpB family protein yields the protein MTELTKTLELKLVDPNTHKRQKLRETQDAYQQALQAAFAAGCDTQSAANDVVVEYDLSGYAKNALKKYVPQLCGNSYDADELHDNHPVRFTNEGLQLDHQPQNAIEWYVKIPHHEDYHLWIPARANPEQREWLEALDADDAEMGESRLFERDGTWYLHITVTRDVEDQSEASADERTPPDESGEPCLAGLDRTPIGVDIGEASLVTVCHRDGSGSPVRPRLWADDGKAVRRLRKTYFTAKRRLQQRGSERIAESYGDSLWDQIDDVFHRVTREVVEYAESVENPVLVLEDLTYIRENMDYGEYMNRRLHGWGFAKLHAQIRYKATEKGIPVETVNPRNTSKAFHACGEHGSRPRQATFRCSNDDCWLGEYQADVNGAINIADRYRSGESHRRSDRSSRQKAGDDDSATDGASLTGPQDSHADAGTQQETRGTYAS